One stretch of Vigna unguiculata cultivar IT97K-499-35 unplaced genomic scaffold, ASM411807v1 contig_51, whole genome shotgun sequence DNA includes these proteins:
- the LOC114172253 gene encoding uncharacterized protein LOC114172253: MAETSKYHSALSVTNVKHLIPITLDMETSQYHSWATLFKVQAKIHSWIYATISPDILTSILVADDSAENAWQHVADLFQDNKNSRTVYLETQFTNTSLAYFSTTSIYCNRLKSLADQLSNVGAPVSDQHLVLRLLVGLTEGYAGFVTVMQQKDNLPSFAIACSRLKLEETMIQERVARASGSTALLTVDDGSPSQSQPYTTHNTPSLGRHNTN, encoded by the exons ATGGCTGAAACTTCCAAATATCACTCTGCCCTCTCTGTCACCAACGTGAAGCATCTTATTCCTATTACCTTGGACATGGAAACGAGCCAATATCACTCATGGGCAACCTTATTTAAGGTTCAAGCCAAAATTCATTCG TGGATTTATGCCACTATTTCTCCTGATATTCTCACATCGATACTTGTGGCTGATGACTCTGCCGAAAATGCTTGGCAACATGTCGCTGACTTATTTCAAGATAACAAAAACTCTAGGACAGTCTATCTTGAAACTCAGTTCACAAACACGAGTTTGGCATATTTCTCAACGACCTCCATCTATTGCAATCGACTTAAATCTCTTGCTGACCAATTATCCAATGTTGGGGCTCCTGTTTCAGATCAACATTTAGTACTCCGCTTGCTTGTTGGCTTAACTGAAGGCTATGCTGGTTTTGTCACGGTTATGCAACAAAAGGATAACTTGCCCAGTTTTGCTATCGCATGCTCTCGATTGAAGTTGGAAGAAACCATGATTCAGGAGCGAGTAGCTCGTGCATCTGGTTCCACCGCCCTTTTAACTGTGGATGATGGATCCCCCTCACAGTCACAACCATATACCACTCACAATACTCCTTCACTAGGACGTCATAATACAAACTGA
- the LOC114172254 gene encoding uncharacterized protein LOC114172254 gives MYDGIVRTFDAWYVPGLQKNLISIGTLDKQGYNFSGKDGQITVSKGALVVMKGKLQHGIYVMLGHSFQGTVSVSHSLEQHVDNTELWHRRLGHMSERGLAVLSKQGLLGGAVTGKLKFCESCVMGKKRRLKFCHSKHTSTEKLQYVHSDLWGPSPVLSHGRCRYF, from the coding sequence ATGTATGATGGCATTGTTAGAACGTTTGATGCTTGGTATGTTCCTGGCTTGCAAAAGAACCTGATCTCTATTGGTACCTTAGACAAACAAGGGTACAATTTTTCAGGAAAAGATGGACAAATTACAGTTTCCAAAGGTGCTCTGGTTGTCATGAAAGGAAAGCTACAACATGGAATTTATGTTATGCTTGGCCATTCCTTTCAGGGAACGGTGTCTGTATCCCACTCCTTAGAGCAACATGTTGATAATACAGAATTATGGCATCGTAGATTGGGTCATATGAGTGAACGTGGTCTTGCTGTGTTAAGTAAACAAGGATTGTTGGGTGGAGCGGTGACagggaaattgaaattttgtgaatCTTGTGTTATGGGTAAAAAACGCAGGCTGAAATTTTGTCACAGTAAGCACACTTCAActgaaaaattacaatatgttcATTCTGATTTATGGGGTCCTTCCCCTGTCTTGTCTCATGGAAGATGCAGGTATTTTTGA